In Bradyrhizobium erythrophlei, a single genomic region encodes these proteins:
- a CDS encoding MOSC domain-containing protein: protein MSAQVSGLFRYPIKGLSRELLKSVTLQAGRGVCGDREFALALPATVFDEGNPQPLPKFQFLMLARQEALARLTTSYEPGTGLLSVTDGAQGWSADVRSAEGRGAIAAFFARFLPDDQKSSQPRLVTAANHRFTDVGVHSSELMQAISMLNLASVRDLETRIGKRLDPRRFRANILVEGLDPWVENEWLNRDLMLGTVRCKGVRLTRRCPATEVNPDNAIRDINVPQELMRCYGHIHLGIYLTVITAGMVGIGDKVTATC, encoded by the coding sequence ATGTCAGCGCAGGTTTCTGGACTTTTTAGGTACCCGATCAAAGGGCTCTCGCGTGAGCTCCTCAAGTCGGTCACTTTGCAAGCTGGTCGAGGCGTGTGCGGCGACAGGGAATTCGCCCTGGCGCTGCCTGCGACTGTGTTTGACGAAGGAAATCCTCAACCGCTACCCAAATTCCAATTCCTGATGCTGGCGCGCCAGGAAGCCTTGGCACGCCTGACAACGTCGTACGAACCCGGCACCGGATTGTTGTCGGTGACCGATGGTGCCCAGGGATGGTCGGCGGACGTCCGCTCTGCCGAGGGACGCGGCGCCATTGCAGCATTCTTCGCACGCTTTCTTCCTGACGATCAAAAATCATCGCAGCCTCGACTTGTCACCGCGGCCAACCATCGCTTCACCGACGTCGGGGTGCACTCGTCCGAGCTCATGCAGGCCATATCGATGCTCAACCTTGCCTCGGTTCGGGACTTGGAGACACGGATCGGCAAGCGGCTCGATCCGCGTAGGTTCCGAGCAAATATTCTTGTCGAAGGGCTTGATCCCTGGGTTGAAAACGAGTGGCTTAACCGGGATCTGATGCTGGGTACCGTTCGGTGCAAGGGCGTGCGGTTAACCCGCCGTTGTCCAGCCACTGAGGTCAACCCCGATAACGCAATCCGGGACATCAACGTTCCGCAAGAACTAATGCGTTGCTACGGTCACATTCATCTTGGCATTTACCTAACCGTGATAACGGCAGGAATGGTAGGCATTGGCGACAAAGTCACCGCGACCTGCTAA
- a CDS encoding DUF2798 domain-containing protein, with product MRGIPRRFDYFVYGVIQSGLTCAIAAAIASFPFIATGTFMIHWLRSSFVAWIMMLPVVLFAAPAIRRLTNLLTRED from the coding sequence ATGCGAGGAATACCGCGCCGGTTCGACTACTTCGTTTACGGGGTTATTCAATCGGGCCTTACCTGTGCGATTGCGGCCGCGATCGCAAGTTTCCCTTTCATCGCGACCGGGACCTTCATGATCCATTGGCTGCGGTCCTCGTTTGTCGCCTGGATCATGATGCTGCCAGTTGTCCTGTTCGCAGCGCCGGCCATTCGACGCTTGACGAACCTCTTGACACGAGAGGACTGA
- a CDS encoding c-type cytochrome, producing MSAGRRILFSVVVIAAVVAAAAIWIIRGPGPMAFAGGQKVALADYKAGDPTGVPTSLAKANLVERGAYLARAADCMVCHTTQGGKEYAGGLGFKLPFGMLYSTNITPDKETGIGNYTDQDFLNAVHRGIRRDGARLYPAMPFTSYTYISDADALAIKAYLFSLAPVRAVAPANTLMFPFNQRWAMSFWTVMFNPDVRFEPDTSKSLEWNRGAYLAEALAHCGECHTPRNLAFALNNRKKFGGALTAGWRAFNISSDKATGVGAWSDQDLISYLSIGHAAGHGTASGPMGEAVDQSFSQLAPEDIRAVVAYLRTVPATASSDLPATLAPAAPASHRVSGTPDPRGKMVFEGACVSCHGWTGESPISPLATLTGAWAVNDPSGTNVVQVVLSGTRRLTPEDAVSMPPFGNAYSDAEIAALANYVIGRFGTKASQVTAPDVAELRKQTSQ from the coding sequence ATGAGCGCTGGCCGCCGCATTCTCTTCAGCGTTGTCGTGATCGCCGCGGTTGTGGCGGCCGCGGCAATTTGGATCATCCGCGGCCCCGGTCCCATGGCCTTTGCGGGCGGCCAGAAAGTAGCACTCGCTGACTATAAGGCCGGCGATCCCACCGGTGTCCCGACTTCGCTCGCCAAGGCAAACCTCGTCGAGCGCGGGGCTTATCTGGCGCGGGCGGCGGATTGCATGGTCTGCCACACCACGCAGGGCGGCAAGGAATATGCCGGCGGCCTGGGCTTCAAGCTGCCGTTCGGCATGCTCTACTCGACCAACATCACCCCGGACAAAGAGACGGGCATCGGCAATTATACCGACCAGGATTTCCTCAACGCGGTCCACCGCGGAATCCGCCGCGACGGTGCGCGGCTTTATCCGGCGATGCCGTTCACGTCCTACACCTACATATCGGATGCGGACGCGCTGGCGATCAAGGCCTATCTGTTCAGCTTGGCGCCGGTACGCGCAGTTGCCCCTGCGAACACGCTGATGTTTCCGTTCAATCAGCGCTGGGCCATGAGTTTCTGGACCGTGATGTTCAATCCGGATGTCCGCTTCGAACCCGACACGTCGAAAAGTCTGGAATGGAATAGGGGCGCTTATCTCGCCGAGGCACTGGCGCATTGCGGCGAATGCCATACGCCGCGCAACCTGGCGTTTGCGCTGAACAACCGCAAGAAGTTCGGCGGCGCGCTGACGGCAGGTTGGCGCGCCTTCAATATCAGTTCGGACAAGGCCACCGGCGTTGGCGCGTGGAGCGATCAAGATCTGATCTCCTATCTGTCGATTGGACATGCTGCGGGCCACGGTACCGCTTCGGGGCCGATGGGTGAGGCAGTGGATCAGAGCTTCAGCCAGTTGGCGCCGGAAGACATCCGCGCGGTCGTGGCCTATTTGCGCACGGTACCAGCGACGGCCTCATCCGATCTGCCGGCGACGCTTGCGCCAGCCGCGCCGGCTTCGCACCGAGTTAGCGGCACGCCGGATCCGCGGGGCAAGATGGTGTTCGAAGGCGCCTGCGTCAGTTGCCATGGCTGGACCGGCGAGAGCCCGATCTCGCCCTTAGCCACCCTCACCGGAGCATGGGCGGTCAACGATCCCAGCGGGACAAATGTTGTCCAGGTGGTGCTTTCCGGCACCAGGCGGTTAACGCCGGAGGACGCCGTCTCGATGCCTCCGTTCGGCAACGCCTATTCCGATGCCGAGATCGCAGCTCTTGCCAATTACGTCATCGGGCGCTTTGGAACCAAGGCATCGCAAGTCACGGCGCCGGACGTTGCGGAGTTGAGGAAACAAACGTCGCAATAA
- a CDS encoding L-lactate permease, whose protein sequence is MWNQVYNPFGNAALSTVVAAVPAVTLLVLIASNKVKAHIAAVVALILTNIVTIFAFTMPAGMSIRASLLGVVVGFFPIGWIVLNVIFLYRVTVETGRFELLKRAIGGVTTDRRLQLLLIAFGFGAFFEGTSGFGTPVAITGAVLLGLGFSPLAASGLSLIANTAPVAYGALGAPIQGLASVTGLDPYIVGAMIGRQLPFFSMLVPFWLIWAFAGWRGMIAIWPPILVTAVSFAIPQFVISNYINPWIVDIGASLISMGCLIMFLEVWQPKELWLSPALRGKDESALTMKPVKPLDTKPLTQSQLWNALLPWIIVFIVMLIWGNGSFKTWANSIFTWNYSVPNLHNMISKMPPVAAKPTLEGAVFSFPYLSLTGTGLLIATLISGSLMGVGPVAMVVEYGRTIRLCAVSLITISAMLAIGTLTRLSGVDATLGLAFAATGVLYPFFGTLLGWLGVALTGSDTASNVLFGNLQKITSEQLGLSPILMAAANSSGGVMGKMIDAQSIVVASTATNWFGHEGSILRFVFKHSIALACLVGGLVTLQAYVYPFTEMVLK, encoded by the coding sequence TTGTGGAATCAAGTTTACAATCCGTTCGGCAACGCCGCCCTGTCGACCGTCGTTGCCGCCGTTCCCGCGGTCACCCTGCTCGTCCTGATCGCATCGAATAAGGTTAAGGCTCACATTGCAGCGGTTGTCGCGCTGATTCTCACCAATATAGTCACCATCTTCGCCTTCACGATGCCGGCCGGAATGTCCATCCGTGCCTCGTTGCTTGGCGTCGTCGTTGGATTTTTCCCGATCGGCTGGATCGTACTCAACGTCATCTTTCTTTATCGCGTCACGGTCGAGACTGGACGGTTCGAGCTGCTGAAGCGCGCCATCGGCGGCGTCACGACGGACCGCCGCTTGCAGCTCTTGTTGATCGCGTTTGGATTCGGCGCTTTTTTTGAAGGAACCTCCGGCTTCGGAACGCCGGTCGCGATCACCGGCGCAGTTTTGCTCGGCCTTGGCTTCTCCCCGCTCGCAGCATCCGGCCTGTCGCTGATCGCCAACACCGCGCCCGTCGCCTACGGCGCGCTGGGCGCGCCGATCCAGGGCCTCGCATCCGTCACTGGGCTCGATCCCTATATCGTTGGCGCGATGATCGGCCGGCAGTTGCCGTTCTTCTCGATGCTCGTGCCGTTCTGGCTGATCTGGGCGTTCGCCGGATGGCGCGGCATGATAGCGATCTGGCCACCCATTCTCGTCACCGCCGTGTCGTTCGCGATCCCGCAATTCGTGATCTCGAACTACATCAATCCCTGGATCGTCGATATCGGCGCGTCGCTGATTTCGATGGGTTGTCTCATCATGTTCCTGGAAGTCTGGCAGCCGAAGGAACTGTGGTTGTCACCGGCGCTACGCGGCAAGGACGAGTCGGCTTTGACGATGAAACCAGTCAAGCCGCTGGACACAAAACCACTCACCCAGTCGCAGCTCTGGAACGCGTTGCTGCCGTGGATCATTGTTTTCATCGTGATGCTGATCTGGGGCAACGGTTCGTTCAAGACTTGGGCAAATTCCATATTTACCTGGAATTACTCGGTTCCTAATCTACACAACATGATAAGCAAAATGCCGCCGGTGGCGGCTAAGCCGACACTTGAAGGCGCCGTTTTTTCGTTCCCCTACCTGTCGTTGACCGGAACCGGGCTGTTGATTGCCACGCTCATCTCGGGCTCCCTGATGGGCGTCGGACCAGTCGCGATGGTCGTGGAATATGGCCGCACCATCAGGCTGTGCGCGGTCTCGCTGATCACGATCTCGGCGATGCTGGCGATCGGCACCCTGACGCGGCTGTCCGGCGTCGACGCGACGCTCGGTCTGGCGTTCGCTGCCACCGGCGTTCTCTACCCCTTCTTCGGAACGCTGCTCGGCTGGCTGGGCGTGGCGCTGACAGGATCGGATACCGCCTCCAACGTGCTGTTCGGCAATTTGCAGAAAATCACCTCCGAACAGCTCGGCCTTTCGCCGATCCTGATGGCCGCCGCCAACTCGTCCGGTGGCGTCATGGGCAAGATGATCGACGCGCAGTCGATCGTGGTTGCCTCAACTGCGACCAACTGGTTTGGCCACGAAGGTTCGATCCTGCGCTTCGTGTTCAAGCATTCGATCGCGCTAGCGTGTCTAGTTGGTGGACTCGTGACGTTGCAGGCTTACGTCTATCCATTCACGGAGATGGTCTTGAAATAA
- a CDS encoding adenylate/guanylate cyclase domain-containing protein, whose product MNAPPKIDHITAHSDSDILHWLTNDTRDERFLDNIFAELCFRLQRTGIPVKRATLHFMILHPQWLGSRMMWTDGMREAELRRVDYDIRERSEFVDSPANELNDGATEVRENLERDPSLSRKHAVYDEMRARGLTDYVAWPMYHTFGKRHMVTFATDRPGGFDDAHIADLLKVLPVLALVSEIRIKNRLARTLLETYVGSHASELILAGATRRGTGTTVRAAIMICDLRDFTRISDNWPRDDVIDLLNGYFDAMSEPIARHGGEILKFIGDGLLAIFPLSEPQACGNLLHAVTEARQAMIALNEKNGETGRAPLNYGIGVHVGDVMYGNIGSRTRLDFTVIGPAVNMAARLETLTKQLGRTVLLSRAFADFVENEFDLERVGEFSVRGFNDPIELFAYHG is encoded by the coding sequence ATGAACGCGCCGCCAAAAATCGATCACATCACGGCACATTCTGACAGCGACATTCTACACTGGCTGACAAACGATACTCGCGACGAACGCTTCCTTGACAATATTTTCGCTGAGCTGTGTTTCCGGCTCCAGCGAACGGGCATTCCGGTCAAGCGGGCGACGCTTCATTTCATGATCCTCCATCCGCAATGGCTCGGCTCCCGGATGATGTGGACCGACGGGATGCGCGAGGCCGAGCTTAGGAGAGTCGACTACGATATCAGGGAGCGCTCCGAATTCGTCGACAGTCCCGCCAACGAACTCAATGACGGGGCCACCGAGGTGCGCGAGAATCTCGAACGTGATCCATCGCTGAGCCGCAAGCATGCCGTCTACGACGAGATGCGGGCGAGAGGCCTCACCGACTATGTGGCGTGGCCGATGTACCATACATTCGGCAAGCGGCACATGGTGACCTTTGCGACCGACCGACCCGGAGGCTTCGACGATGCGCATATCGCCGATCTGTTGAAAGTGTTGCCGGTTTTGGCGCTGGTCAGCGAAATCCGTATCAAGAACCGGCTGGCGCGAACGTTGCTCGAAACCTATGTCGGGTCGCACGCCAGCGAGCTCATCCTGGCCGGCGCCACGAGGCGCGGGACCGGCACGACGGTACGCGCCGCCATCATGATCTGCGATCTGCGCGATTTCACAAGGATCTCCGACAACTGGCCGCGCGATGACGTCATTGATCTCCTGAACGGCTATTTCGACGCGATGTCGGAGCCGATTGCGCGGCATGGCGGCGAAATACTGAAATTCATCGGCGACGGCCTGCTCGCCATTTTTCCGCTCAGCGAGCCTCAAGCCTGCGGAAATCTGCTGCATGCCGTGACTGAGGCCCGTCAGGCCATGATTGCGCTGAACGAAAAGAACGGCGAGACCGGCCGTGCGCCGCTGAATTACGGCATCGGCGTCCATGTCGGAGACGTCATGTACGGCAATATCGGATCGCGCACCCGGCTCGACTTCACCGTCATCGGTCCCGCCGTCAACATGGCAGCGCGCCTCGAAACCCTCACCAAGCAATTGGGAAGAACGGTGCTGCTCTCGCGCGCGTTCGCCGACTTCGTCGAAAACGAATTCGATCTCGAACGCGTCGGCGAATTTTCGGTCCGCGGCTTCAACGACCCGATCGAGTTGTTCGCGTATCACGGCTGA
- a CDS encoding TetR/AcrR family transcriptional regulator yields MARPREFDEDTVLEAAMQRFWNNGYEATSMRDLADHTGMTTPSLYNAFGDKRAIYRLVLDRYVRLALETCSAIFGGDDPPLRALERYFDATVEELLADRLHKGCFVVNTALEVASHDQGFRDVVTEVFDEIEKYVRDCVAAGQRDGSILSSQPPADIARLALSIVLGLRVLARTNPDRALLTGVIRPFFALLRTP; encoded by the coding sequence ATGGCCAGGCCCAGGGAATTCGATGAAGACACGGTACTCGAAGCCGCAATGCAGCGTTTCTGGAACAACGGCTATGAGGCGACATCGATGCGCGACCTCGCCGACCACACCGGAATGACTACGCCAAGCCTCTACAATGCGTTCGGCGATAAGAGAGCCATCTACCGTCTCGTGCTCGATCGGTATGTCCGTCTGGCGCTCGAAACCTGCTCGGCAATCTTCGGAGGAGATGATCCGCCCTTACGCGCATTGGAGCGGTACTTTGACGCGACCGTTGAAGAATTGCTCGCCGACAGACTTCACAAGGGCTGTTTTGTCGTGAACACGGCGTTGGAGGTTGCGTCGCACGACCAGGGCTTCCGCGATGTTGTAACCGAGGTCTTTGATGAAATCGAAAAATACGTCCGCGACTGTGTCGCGGCTGGGCAGCGCGACGGATCAATCCTTAGCTCACAACCTCCAGCCGACATCGCGCGGCTCGCTCTGAGCATCGTCCTGGGCCTCCGGGTTCTGGCCCGCACCAATCCCGACCGCGCCCTGCTGACCGGAGTCATTCGGCCGTTTTTTGCGCTGCTAAGGACACCGTGA
- a CDS encoding alpha/beta fold hydrolase — protein sequence MTKPPNPSRRDFLSTTAIGLGAVAEFALTGAARAQTRSKQMNENAHVDGIYPFPAVMQTRTIEINGASIHVRVVGHGPAVVMLHGYGTTGDMWGHLASALIEDHTIIVPDLRGLGLSSRPDGGYDKKNQAADVVGVLDALGVRTFELVTHDIGIMVGYAVAATYPERVSRWVAIDAPLPGIGPWDQIKQDPAMWHFGFGGRDMERLVAGRERIYLDRFWNDLSRDPKRFDEAKREHYAALYAQPGAMRAGFAQFLAFGQDATDNKAFLAKGKLKMPVLAFGGEATFGPMIGAVIRCVADNVEDAVIPDCGHWITEEQPAATTRLVVDFLHRRS from the coding sequence ATGACCAAGCCCCCCAACCCATCTCGCCGCGACTTTTTGAGCACGACCGCTATCGGTCTGGGCGCGGTGGCCGAGTTCGCACTTACAGGCGCAGCTCGCGCCCAGACCAGGAGTAAACAGATGAACGAGAATGCCCACGTAGACGGAATTTATCCCTTCCCGGCCGTGATGCAGACGCGGACGATCGAAATCAACGGTGCCTCCATCCATGTGCGGGTCGTCGGTCATGGCCCGGCAGTGGTCATGCTGCACGGCTACGGCACGACCGGCGACATGTGGGGTCATCTGGCGAGCGCGCTCATCGAAGACCACACGATCATCGTGCCGGACCTGCGAGGGCTGGGCCTCTCGTCGAGGCCTGATGGCGGCTACGACAAGAAGAATCAGGCGGCGGACGTAGTGGGCGTCCTGGACGCCCTCGGTGTGCGTACGTTCGAATTGGTGACGCACGACATTGGCATCATGGTCGGCTACGCCGTTGCCGCCACCTACCCTGAGCGCGTGAGCCGATGGGTGGCGATCGATGCGCCGCTGCCCGGCATCGGACCCTGGGATCAGATCAAACAGGATCCGGCCATGTGGCACTTTGGCTTCGGTGGTCGGGACATGGAGCGCCTGGTCGCCGGCCGCGAGCGCATCTATCTCGACCGCTTCTGGAACGATCTTTCCCGGGACCCGAAGCGGTTTGACGAAGCGAAGCGCGAGCATTACGCGGCGCTCTATGCGCAACCTGGCGCAATGCGAGCGGGCTTTGCCCAGTTCCTGGCGTTCGGTCAGGATGCAACCGACAACAAGGCGTTCCTAGCGAAGGGCAAGCTTAAGATGCCGGTCCTGGCCTTCGGTGGCGAAGCTACATTCGGCCCTATGATCGGCGCGGTGATTCGGTGTGTCGCCGATAACGTCGAAGATGCGGTCATCCCGGATTGCGGGCACTGGATCACGGAAGAACAGCCGGCCGCGACGACAAGACTTGTCGTCGACTTCCTGCATCGCCGTTCGTGA
- a CDS encoding haloacid dehalogenase type II, with product MMRYIEPKTTTRRDLLMIAGAAAATGGTTLALGSDAVAQAAGGKVKAVGFDAFTIFSPLSVDAVIDEYFPGKGSQLATAWRGRIFEYCWLRTLNQTYVDFWQILDDALVFVFKAAKVELKVDVHDKFMDAFLNLKPWPDSVEALKSMRQAGIRLAYVSNLTPKILMTNSQSAGISDLFEHILSTDRVKAYKPDPRAYQMAEVVFNLPRESIVFAAFGGWDAAGAKSFGLNTFWVNQVNAPLEELGVRPDAIGKTLLDLAKYVTA from the coding sequence ATGATGCGTTACATTGAGCCCAAAACCACAACCCGCCGTGACTTGTTGATGATTGCGGGGGCTGCCGCGGCAACGGGCGGCACTACGCTAGCGCTAGGCTCGGACGCAGTTGCCCAGGCGGCTGGCGGCAAGGTCAAGGCAGTCGGATTTGACGCTTTCACGATCTTCAGCCCGCTCTCGGTCGACGCGGTGATCGACGAATACTTCCCCGGCAAGGGTAGTCAGCTGGCCACCGCTTGGCGGGGTCGAATCTTCGAATATTGCTGGCTCAGGACACTCAATCAGACCTACGTCGACTTTTGGCAGATTCTGGACGATGCGCTGGTGTTTGTGTTCAAGGCCGCGAAGGTCGAGTTGAAGGTCGACGTGCACGACAAATTCATGGACGCTTTTCTTAATCTGAAACCTTGGCCCGATTCGGTCGAAGCGCTCAAATCCATGAGGCAAGCAGGAATTCGACTTGCTTACGTCTCAAACCTCACACCCAAGATACTCATGACAAACAGTCAAAGTGCCGGCATCTCCGATTTATTCGAGCACATTTTGAGCACCGATCGCGTGAAGGCTTACAAGCCGGACCCGCGCGCCTACCAGATGGCCGAAGTTGTGTTCAATTTGCCGCGCGAAAGTATCGTGTTCGCAGCGTTCGGAGGATGGGACGCGGCAGGCGCTAAATCGTTCGGCCTCAACACCTTCTGGGTCAATCAGGTGAACGCGCCGCTCGAGGAGCTGGGTGTGAGGCCCGACGCTATCGGGAAGACACTCTTGGATTTGGCAAAATACGTCACTGCTTAG
- a CDS encoding tautomerase family protein: protein MPIVTIEITREGTEPGQHSITREQKAKLIEGASKLMLDVLNKPLGSTFVIIEEVDLDNWGWGGLPVAEYRKRLKSGF from the coding sequence ATGCCGATCGTCACGATTGAAATCACCCGGGAAGGCACCGAGCCCGGTCAGCATAGCATCACACGCGAGCAGAAGGCAAAGCTGATCGAAGGTGCCAGCAAGCTGATGCTCGATGTCTTGAACAAGCCACTGGGGTCCACCTTCGTCATCATCGAAGAAGTCGACCTCGACAATTGGGGCTGGGGAGGCTTGCCGGTTGCGGAATATCGGAAGCGGTTGAAGAGCGGTTTCTAA
- the wrbA gene encoding NAD(P)H:quinone oxidoreductase translates to MSKVLVLYYSTYGHVEKLAGAVAAGVREAGATVDVKRVPETAPEAVAKAANFKLDQAAPVAKIEDLANYDAIIIGGPTRFGRMASQLATFIDQAGGLWAKGALNGKVGSAFTSTASQHGGQEVNLFSTITNLLHLGMVVVGLPYSFGGLTEMGEITGGTPYGATTIAGLDGSRQPSENELAGARFQGRHVAEIANKIFG, encoded by the coding sequence ATGAGCAAGGTACTAGTTCTATATTATTCCACCTACGGCCATGTCGAGAAATTGGCGGGCGCCGTGGCCGCCGGCGTGCGTGAGGCCGGCGCTACGGTCGATGTCAAACGCGTTCCGGAAACCGCGCCTGAAGCAGTGGCCAAGGCCGCGAACTTCAAGCTCGACCAGGCCGCCCCCGTTGCCAAGATCGAGGATCTGGCCAACTATGACGCAATCATCATTGGTGGGCCTACGCGGTTCGGCCGGATGGCCTCACAGCTGGCCACCTTCATCGATCAAGCCGGCGGACTTTGGGCGAAGGGCGCGCTCAACGGCAAGGTAGGCTCTGCCTTTACTTCGACCGCCAGCCAACATGGCGGCCAGGAAGTCAACCTGTTCTCGACCATCACCAACCTACTCCATCTCGGCATGGTGGTCGTGGGCCTGCCCTATAGCTTCGGTGGGTTGACCGAGATGGGTGAGATTACCGGTGGCACGCCCTACGGCGCCACCACCATCGCGGGCCTCGACGGCAGCCGCCAGCCGAGCGAGAACGAGCTCGCAGGGGCACGCTTTCAAGGTCGCCATGTTGCCGAGATCGCCAACAAGATCTTCGGCTAG
- a CDS encoding UxaA family hydrolase, protein MGTPSSVLKLHARDNVAIARSDINAGSHLAELDGLTVRSSIPAAHKVATVDIRQGEAVLRYGQIIGFATSDIKAGDHVHTHNLAMGTFERDYAFGADVGAPPRATTTDVFQGIVRADGRVATRNYIGVVSTVNCSATVAKLVVEHFSRPGALEKYPNVDGVVPITHGVGCCIEHNGEGVQQLRRTLGGFVKHVNFAGVVVVGLGCEANQMGAMFMAEGIETGKMIAPLVIQDKGGTRNTVAAAVAAIEEMLPRANECRRQPVPVSNLVVALQCGGSDGYSGITANPALGVAVDMLVGQGGTAILTETPEIYGAEHLLTRRAVSREVGEKIVNLIKWWEEYAKREKGSIDNNPTPGNKAGGLTTILEKSLGAVAKSGSTPLTGVYRYAEPIKDRGLVFMDAPGYDPMGTTGQIAGGANLVAFTTGRGSCFGAKPSPSVKLATNTKMFARMRDDMDINCGDIMDGGSTIESKGLEIYRKLIDVASGEKSKSEELGLGNEETVPWMIGAQM, encoded by the coding sequence ATGGGAACGCCGTCATCGGTATTAAAACTGCACGCTCGGGATAACGTCGCTATCGCGAGATCAGATATCAATGCTGGATCTCATCTCGCCGAACTCGACGGGTTGACTGTCAGATCGTCGATTCCAGCTGCACATAAAGTAGCGACCGTGGATATACGTCAGGGCGAGGCCGTCCTGCGCTACGGACAAATTATTGGATTTGCGACGAGCGACATCAAAGCCGGAGATCATGTCCACACCCATAACCTGGCCATGGGCACTTTCGAGCGCGATTATGCGTTCGGTGCCGATGTGGGTGCACCTCCGAGAGCCACGACGACAGATGTATTTCAGGGAATTGTCCGTGCTGACGGGCGTGTGGCTACGCGCAACTACATTGGCGTCGTGAGCACTGTTAATTGCTCGGCGACAGTTGCCAAACTTGTCGTTGAGCATTTCTCACGGCCCGGAGCCCTGGAAAAATATCCGAATGTCGACGGAGTAGTGCCGATAACACACGGTGTTGGGTGCTGCATCGAACACAACGGAGAAGGCGTTCAACAATTGCGCAGGACCTTGGGTGGGTTCGTAAAGCATGTGAACTTTGCCGGCGTTGTGGTCGTCGGTCTTGGTTGTGAAGCGAACCAGATGGGTGCGATGTTCATGGCTGAGGGCATCGAAACCGGCAAGATGATCGCTCCGCTCGTGATCCAAGATAAGGGGGGTACGAGGAATACCGTTGCGGCAGCCGTTGCTGCAATCGAGGAGATGTTGCCGCGGGCGAACGAGTGTCGCCGGCAGCCAGTGCCGGTTTCTAATCTGGTTGTAGCTTTGCAATGCGGCGGTTCTGACGGCTACTCGGGCATAACTGCAAATCCAGCTCTTGGTGTGGCGGTTGACATGCTGGTAGGGCAGGGCGGTACGGCCATACTTACTGAGACACCCGAGATTTATGGCGCAGAACATCTTCTGACCAGGCGAGCGGTCTCCAGAGAGGTCGGTGAGAAAATCGTCAACCTGATCAAATGGTGGGAGGAGTATGCCAAACGAGAGAAGGGAAGCATCGACAATAATCCGACTCCCGGTAACAAAGCTGGTGGACTTACGACGATTCTAGAAAAATCGTTGGGTGCTGTGGCCAAAAGTGGCTCGACGCCCCTTACGGGCGTCTACCGATACGCTGAGCCAATCAAGGATCGGGGCCTCGTTTTTATGGATGCGCCAGGCTACGACCCGATGGGGACGACTGGACAAATCGCTGGAGGCGCGAATTTAGTGGCGTTCACAACGGGGCGCGGCTCTTGTTTTGGTGCAAAGCCGTCGCCCTCCGTAAAGCTTGCAACCAATACAAAGATGTTTGCGCGCATGCGCGACGACATGGACATAAACTGCGGGGACATCATGGATGGCGGATCCACAATCGAGAGCAAAGGCTTGGAAATCTATCGCAAGCTTATCGATGTTGCGTCTGGTGAAAAGTCAAAAAGTGAAGAACTGGGCCTTGGCAACGAAGAGACTGTCCCATGGATGATTGGTGCGCAGATGTAA